The Moorena producens PAL-8-15-08-1 genomic interval AGACCATAGACTATTTCACACCAAACGATATCTGGCACAAAGTGTTTAAGCTTGGAAGCTTGAAGGGTGAACAACCTTCACTACCCAAAAGCTGGGTAGTAATTGGGGATGAGCCTATTGCTCCAGAACTAGCTCAGACCTTAGGTAGACTCGGTTGTCAGGTAACGTTGGTGGCCAGTACTACCCGTATTTTGTTCCAGGAAGACCTAGAAGCATCTAGGCTTATACAAGCTCAATTAGAAGCTGAGGGAATTCGAGTTCTGACGGATAGTCCAGTTGATCAGGTCAGAGAGATTGACGGGAAAACCTGGGTTCAGGCTGGTAATAAAGCCATTGAAGCTGATGCCATTTTACTGGCTACGGGTGAGCAACCCCATGTGGAATCCTTAAATCTAGAAGGGGTTGGGATAAAGTACACTCAGCAAGGTCTTCAGCTCAATCAGAAGCTACAAACGACTAATCCCCGCATCTATGGCTGTGGCAAAATGGCTGGTGGTTATCCCTGTGCCCATATTGCCCAGTATCAAGCCAGCATTGCCTTGAAGAATGCATTGTTTTTCCCCTGCTTTAAGGTGGACTATCACGGGATTCCCTGGACCATCTTAACTGAACCCCAGTTAGCACGGATCGGTCTGACAGAAGTAGAAGCTAGAAAGCGCTATGGTAAGAATCTATGGGTGATGCAAGACTATTTCAAAGAGTTAGATCACGCTCAGCTCCTGGGGCAAACCACTGGGTATATCAAACTGATAGTGCAGCGCAATGGGACAATTCTAGGAGCAACCATAGTTGGATCACAAGCAACGGAATTAATTGGGGAAATTACCCTAGCGATTCAGCAGAAAATAAAATTGGGTGTGTTGGCAAATGTCTATTATCCCTATCCCACCTTGTCAGAGATTTTTAAGAAAACGGCAATGGAGTGGCAGCGCCAACGAATTAGTCGTAATCAGACTTTAAAAAACTTTCTGGAAGGCTTCTTTAACCTACGCCGTAGTTGGTCAAGGTAACTAACTTAGGATTAAATCCTGCTTTCCTCTATCCGTTAAATGCTGGGCATTATAACGGGATTATTTAGTGGGGATAAAGATAAGTGTTGATTACCATTACCTCAA includes:
- a CDS encoding dihydrolipoyl dehydrogenase family protein, giving the protein MTVEYDLIIIGGTPAGVYAAVAAAGLNARVALVDPQQGKTSWLAQGAIYTRVLSEMGRKLEQMRDAAPWGIYAQIADSTEPDISQTGFSSLQLTAVMEWANLVVANCSEQNSQAILGALGIDLITGEGEFCRLPHLGFVVNSRRLRSRAYLIATGSRPVIPDIEGLQTIDYFTPNDIWHKVFKLGSLKGEQPSLPKSWVVIGDEPIAPELAQTLGRLGCQVTLVASTTRILFQEDLEASRLIQAQLEAEGIRVLTDSPVDQVREIDGKTWVQAGNKAIEADAILLATGEQPHVESLNLEGVGIKYTQQGLQLNQKLQTTNPRIYGCGKMAGGYPCAHIAQYQASIALKNALFFPCFKVDYHGIPWTILTEPQLARIGLTEVEARKRYGKNLWVMQDYFKELDHAQLLGQTTGYIKLIVQRNGTILGATIVGSQATELIGEITLAIQQKIKLGVLANVYYPYPTLSEIFKKTAMEWQRQRISRNQTLKNFLEGFFNLRRSWSR